The Oscarella lobularis chromosome 12, ooOscLobu1.1, whole genome shotgun sequence genome window below encodes:
- the LOC136193817 gene encoding hydralysin-like, with the protein MSVKQALTFSDLDGLGSSPDSVRSRFQSIYGKRPDGIALNSETYFNAVKPAITEQYGLSCYKVLGDFTYTEGPAVDQGEIVVGSQSVLNYGDQEATMTVNVNGSWTQSTTVTSSITTGMSFTAEFAIEGVFKLGGSFNMSVTAGRSSTDSKTLGQSVSVSVTVPARSRVQVKMVGQLKQEAVSFTAPIRASGEFGANFSDRVKGHYFWFNNAEQVLNKTSGILSGSVKRASAFNVQTTIDPAEPIKG; encoded by the coding sequence ATGAGTGTCAAACAAGCCCTCACGTTCAGCGACCTTGACGGCCTCGGCTCAAGTCCAGATTCAGTTCGGAGTCGCTTCCAGTCTATCTATGGGAAAAGGCCGGACGGAATTGCTCTCAACAGCGAAACGTACTTCAACGCTGTCAAGCCAGCAATAACCGAGCAGTACGGACTCTCGTGCTACAAAGTGCTGGGCGACTTCACCTACACTGAGGGCCCTGCAGTTGATCAAGGCGAAATAGTTGTCGGCTCTCAGAGCGTACTCAACTATGGAGATCAAGAAGCAACAATGACAGTGAATGTCAACGGATCGTGGACCCAGTCAACAACCGTAACATCTTCTATTACTACCGGGATGTCATTTACTGCAGAATTCGCAATTGAGGGTGTCTTTAAGCTAGGTGGCAGCTTTAATATGAGCGTAACAGCAGGCAGGTCATCAACCGACTCAAAAACGTTGGGGCAGTCGGTTTCAGTGTCAGTCACTGTTCCAGCGAGAAGCAGAGTTCAAGTAAAAATGGTTGGACAACTAAAGCAAGAGGCGGTCTCTTTTACTGCACCAATCCGAGCCAGCGGTGAGTTTGGTGCCAATTTTTCTGATCGAGTCAAGGGCCACTATTTTTGGTTCAACAATGCCGAGCAAGTTCTGAATAAAACCTCCGGCATTCTTTCAGGGTCAGTCAAGAGGGCATCTGCGTTTAACGTTCAGACAACAATTGATCCTGCTGAACCCATCAAAGGATGA